In a single window of the Photobacterium profundum SS9 genome:
- a CDS encoding permease, producing the protein MSPEIIGMAKEAANMFAFLATELVILFLVVSYLVGILQEFLTPAKIQSILSSRNGKGYFIAALLGAITPFCSCSTIPFLKGLLRARAGFGPMMVFLFSSPLLNPIIIGLFVVTFGVKVAVFYFLTAMIVSVTSGIVLEKLGFERYVKPEAYEAADSASSCGTTCGDSKPKVETTSCGDTKKEAIAETQVMAACGVGEPALVTATCGANNSTVSSACGSTAGSATSSSCGTAKETKADNRWMRIWNATWKDFKQVLPYLLLGILLGSFIYGFIPTDLIVHYAGEGNWYAIPVAAVTGIPLYIRAEAVIPLSSALVAKGMAMGSVMALIIGSAGASLTEVILLKSIFKNQMIAAFLTVIITMAIGAGYLYTFIFA; encoded by the coding sequence ATGAGTCCTGAAATTATCGGTATGGCAAAAGAAGCCGCTAACATGTTTGCATTTCTTGCCACAGAATTAGTTATTTTATTCTTGGTCGTCAGTTATCTTGTTGGTATTTTGCAAGAGTTTCTAACACCCGCAAAAATTCAATCCATTTTAAGCTCACGTAACGGTAAAGGTTACTTCATTGCAGCATTACTCGGTGCAATTACACCGTTCTGTTCATGTTCTACTATTCCTTTTTTAAAAGGTTTATTACGAGCACGTGCTGGGTTTGGCCCGATGATGGTGTTCTTATTCTCTAGCCCACTTTTAAACCCTATTATTATTGGCTTATTCGTGGTTACTTTTGGCGTTAAGGTAGCTGTATTTTACTTCCTAACGGCGATGATCGTGTCGGTAACATCGGGAATTGTGCTTGAAAAACTTGGTTTTGAACGCTATGTAAAGCCTGAAGCCTACGAAGCTGCTGATTCAGCATCCTCATGTGGCACAACGTGTGGTGATTCAAAGCCAAAAGTTGAAACGACATCTTGTGGCGACACGAAAAAGGAAGCGATTGCAGAAACACAGGTAATGGCGGCATGTGGTGTGGGTGAACCCGCACTGGTGACAGCAACCTGTGGGGCAAATAATTCTACGGTGAGCTCTGCATGTGGTTCAACAGCTGGATCTGCAACATCATCATCATGTGGTACAGCAAAAGAAACCAAAGCAGATAACCGTTGGATGCGCATTTGGAATGCAACATGGAAAGACTTTAAACAAGTATTACCGTACTTATTACTCGGTATCTTGTTGGGTTCATTCATTTACGGCTTTATTCCAACAGATTTAATCGTGCACTATGCAGGTGAAGGCAATTGGTATGCTATTCCTGTTGCTGCTGTTACTGGTATCCCACTGTATATTCGAGCAGAAGCGGTTATTCCACTTAGTTCTGCTTTAGTGGCAAAAGGGATGGCGATGGGATCAGTAATGGCATTGATCATTGGTAGTGCTGGTGCAAGTTTAACTGAAGTTATTTTGCTTAAATCTATCTTCAAAAATCAAATGATTGCAGCGTTTTTAACCGTAATCATAACGATGGCCATTGGCGCAGGTTACCTATATACCTTCATCTTTGCTTAA
- a CDS encoding GntR family transcriptional regulator has translation MGNKRLYQDLGEKISQLIISGKYPVGTKLPSERIIAEEFSVSRTVVREAVIMLELKGFVEVKKGSGIHVVSQLSVNKEDKGDEIELFVRHMVEELKGVGPFEMLQARQLIECSIVGFAATQVTKADIDELNKIQQAGLQDNNRRDSEWDKTFHHKIGEITNNSVLSLIVELMWFGRDQNPLWLKLHEHIDENSLNTWDDEHKSIIQGFMMKSPHLAKEAMWNHLESTKNALYAASSVDDNHYDKYLFQDDPIKHTSN, from the coding sequence TTGGGCAACAAACGGCTATATCAGGATTTAGGCGAAAAGATAAGTCAATTAATCATCTCTGGAAAATATCCAGTAGGTACTAAGCTTCCTTCAGAAAGAATCATTGCTGAAGAATTTAGCGTGAGTCGTACCGTCGTTCGTGAAGCTGTGATTATGCTTGAATTGAAAGGTTTCGTTGAAGTAAAAAAAGGCTCTGGGATACATGTAGTCAGCCAGCTTTCTGTTAATAAAGAAGATAAAGGCGATGAAATAGAGTTGTTTGTCCGACATATGGTTGAAGAACTAAAAGGTGTAGGTCCTTTTGAAATGTTGCAGGCTAGGCAGTTAATCGAATGCTCGATAGTGGGATTTGCCGCCACGCAGGTTACTAAAGCTGATATTGATGAATTAAACAAGATTCAGCAAGCAGGGCTACAAGATAATAACCGTCGCGACTCTGAATGGGATAAAACATTTCACCATAAAATTGGTGAGATTACTAATAACTCTGTGTTGAGTTTAATTGTTGAGCTTATGTGGTTTGGCAGAGATCAAAACCCTTTATGGTTAAAGCTTCATGAACATATAGATGAAAATAGCCTGAATACTTGGGATGACGAGCATAAAAGTATCATTCAAGGATTTATGATGAAGTCTCCACATCTTGCAAAAGAAGCGATGTGGAATCATTTAGAAAGTACCAAAAATGCTTTGTATGCAGCATCGTCAGTTGATGACAATCATTACGATAAATATCTATTTCAAGATGATCCAATAAAACATACATCCAATTAA